The proteins below are encoded in one region of Halocatena salina:
- a CDS encoding tryptophan--tRNA ligase, which produces MSEHDHDSERDTDERTTEMDSGTAEADDLTLDPWGSATVEDYQQLFSEFGIESFESVLPDVSSPHYLMRRGVIFGHREYDRVLDGLATGEAAVLSGFMPTGEPHIGHKLVFDEIIWHQRQGADAYGLIADLEAHSARGLDWDEIDQHARDYLLSLLALGFDPEEGTLYRQSENRAVQDLAFELGIETNASELQAIYGFDGETDVSHMQSVVTQMADILYPQLEEPKPTVIPVGPDQDPHVRLARDLAARMRSFKVTKAYASFEADSEERELIEAAYEALGGGDTKEPIRCVEAADWIADHRDAPDLEESLRAAGKEPIRPRVRFLDRNASDDAFTALINAIDGEKRVYEGHIDAFEYSREAATELAREIEIEHDGYGFYPPSSIYHRFMTGLTGGKMSSSVPASHISLLDDPEDGYDKVNAATTAGRETAELHRKLGGEADECPVYELYAYLLAGDDDDLAKTVYDECVNGERLCGDCKEQAAQLMKAFLEDHQEKREEAEELLESLDVAVDV; this is translated from the coding sequence ATGAGCGAGCACGATCACGACTCCGAACGGGACACCGACGAACGAACGACCGAGATGGACTCCGGAACGGCTGAAGCAGACGATCTCACGCTTGACCCGTGGGGATCGGCAACCGTTGAAGACTACCAGCAACTCTTTTCGGAGTTCGGTATCGAATCGTTCGAGTCGGTGCTGCCCGACGTTTCCAGCCCTCATTATCTGATGCGACGGGGCGTCATCTTCGGCCACCGGGAGTACGATCGGGTGCTCGACGGGTTAGCGACGGGGGAGGCGGCCGTCCTGTCGGGATTCATGCCGACCGGTGAGCCACACATCGGTCACAAGCTCGTCTTCGATGAGATCATCTGGCACCAACGGCAGGGGGCCGACGCCTACGGATTGATCGCGGATCTCGAAGCTCATTCCGCTCGGGGACTCGACTGGGACGAGATCGATCAGCACGCCCGTGATTACTTGCTTTCACTGCTCGCGCTCGGATTCGATCCCGAGGAGGGGACGCTGTACCGCCAATCGGAGAACCGTGCCGTACAGGATCTCGCCTTCGAATTGGGGATCGAAACGAACGCCTCGGAGCTACAGGCGATTTATGGCTTCGATGGAGAGACCGACGTCTCTCACATGCAGAGCGTCGTCACCCAGATGGCGGACATCCTCTATCCCCAACTCGAGGAGCCGAAACCGACGGTGATCCCCGTGGGTCCCGATCAGGATCCACACGTTCGGCTCGCGCGCGATCTCGCGGCTCGGATGCGGTCGTTCAAGGTTACCAAGGCGTACGCGAGCTTCGAGGCCGATTCCGAGGAGCGTGAACTCATCGAGGCGGCCTACGAGGCGCTCGGTGGTGGGGATACGAAGGAGCCGATCCGGTGTGTGGAGGCCGCCGACTGGATCGCCGACCACCGCGACGCACCCGATCTCGAAGAAAGCCTCCGGGCGGCAGGCAAAGAACCGATTCGACCCCGCGTTCGGTTTCTCGATCGGAACGCCAGCGACGATGCGTTCACGGCGCTCATCAACGCGATTGACGGCGAAAAGCGTGTGTATGAGGGTCACATCGACGCGTTCGAGTACTCCCGCGAGGCGGCTACCGAGCTGGCCCGCGAGATCGAGATCGAACACGACGGCTACGGCTTCTATCCGCCCTCCTCGATCTACCACCGGTTTATGACCGGTTTGACCGGCGGCAAGATGTCATCCTCGGTTCCTGCGAGCCACATCAGCCTGCTCGACGATCCCGAAGACGGGTACGATAAAGTCAACGCCGCAACCACAGCAGGACGAGAAACCGCCGAACTCCACCGGAAACTCGGCGGCGAGGCCGATGAGTGTCCCGTATACGAGCTGTACGCCTACCTGCTCGCTGGTGACGACGACGATCTAGCCAAAACGGTGTATGATGAGTGTGTCAACGGCGAGCGCCTCTGTGGTGATTGTAAGGAACAAGCCGCACAGCTGATGAAAGCGTTCCTCGAAGACCACCAAGAGAAACGCGAGGAAGCCGAGGAACTGCTCGAATCGCTGGACGTAGCGGTAGACGTGTAG
- a CDS encoding DUF7089 family protein has protein sequence MFTARDLSEPLTTVRDEHAPEALVVDTTDFQTLPSTQAEELGLLVDALDPVAHPDDWLPSDCPEQLRAYVGPDFTIGLPGDGGVTWTTQTTPPTVFVKNRMEGSPDSFVDFLIAEALVQAGLGVPEQFTGFFRSEYSTLDTVTPLSPADTYQLATALYAAYLGLHTRPIFEAWAETIPALHAAWRDAGERLTPRLSGLTSEVATGETSFAAAAELACNALKHGCDLPTPFGALDTAAYRESGPEYAIVWARKTFEELPD, from the coding sequence ATGTTCACCGCTCGTGATCTCTCCGAACCGCTCACGACCGTCCGAGACGAGCATGCGCCAGAGGCGCTCGTCGTCGACACGACCGACTTTCAGACGCTGCCCTCCACGCAAGCCGAGGAACTCGGCCTTCTCGTCGACGCGCTCGACCCGGTCGCTCATCCCGACGACTGGTTGCCTTCGGACTGTCCCGAGCAGCTCCGCGCGTACGTTGGCCCTGACTTCACGATCGGTCTCCCCGGCGACGGCGGCGTGACGTGGACCACACAGACGACGCCGCCCACGGTGTTCGTCAAAAACCGGATGGAGGGATCACCAGATTCGTTCGTGGACTTTCTCATCGCGGAGGCGTTGGTGCAGGCCGGGCTCGGCGTTCCCGAGCAGTTCACCGGGTTTTTCCGCTCGGAGTATTCCACGTTAGACACCGTAACGCCGCTCTCACCGGCCGACACGTATCAGCTGGCGACTGCCCTGTACGCGGCGTACCTCGGACTCCACACCCGACCGATCTTTGAAGCGTGGGCGGAGACCATCCCGGCACTTCACGCCGCGTGGCGCGATGCTGGTGAGCGGCTCACCCCTCGGCTATCCGGGCTGACATCGGAGGTCGCAACGGGCGAAACCAGCTTCGCTGCGGCCGCAGAGCTCGCTTGCAACGCATTGAAACACGGGTGTGATCTCCCGACGCCGTTCGGTGCGCTCGATACGGCAGCTTACCGGGAAAGCGGTCCCGAATACGCCATCGTGTGGGCTAGAAAGACCTTCGAGGAGCTTCCTGACTGA
- a CDS encoding DUF7090 family protein, translating into MDYRLAIENAPETVPAGTCLMLLHTSTGETDRLDTDFFKTDTDHLFILSTRTTAREVKQKLDHYDVDASKAVILDTLSIERGYSRRSSSNVRYVPSPEDLDGMIDAIRTFFETHDGKLRISIDSVTEMAYYADEERTREAVEQIVDLIDTHDAVGLFHVARAVHSQDVLDGYRELFDGIIDLHGDGTVSCEF; encoded by the coding sequence ATGGATTATCGCCTCGCCATCGAGAACGCACCTGAGACCGTTCCAGCCGGAACCTGTCTCATGCTTCTCCACACCAGTACCGGAGAGACCGATCGACTCGACACTGATTTCTTCAAAACCGACACCGATCACCTGTTCATCCTTTCGACGCGAACGACCGCGCGCGAGGTCAAACAGAAACTCGATCATTACGACGTCGATGCGTCGAAAGCCGTCATCCTCGATACCCTGTCGATCGAACGGGGCTACTCCCGGCGGTCGAGCAGCAACGTTCGGTACGTTCCTTCTCCGGAAGATCTCGACGGCATGATCGACGCCATTCGGACGTTCTTCGAAACCCACGATGGGAAACTGCGCATCAGCATCGACTCCGTCACCGAGATGGCGTACTACGCCGACGAGGAGCGCACCCGCGAAGCAGTCGAGCAGATCGTGGATCTCATCGACACCCACGACGCTGTCGGTCTCTTCCACGTCGCCCGCGCGGTCCACTCCCAAGACGTACTTGATGGGTACAGAGAGCTGTTCGATGGAATCATCGATCTCCACGGTGACGGCACCGTGAGCTGCGAGTTCTAA
- a CDS encoding rubrerythrin family protein — protein MTGSEFIETVRDRNKTALSRLGSSKALYADTEGELEPEAVLRAVATAEHAAMETFASWGDEESGTAAETFAESASEEQDHYETVAGLLDSPDDDHAPEETVPAIQSYLRDREETVERIGAFVGRTIAAEKSKEQVTAFFVGQADPQTAGTFRELKSDLEEQLDRASTLVEAYCETDEEREQAREAASGAIQTAYEEYTDQLESMGVNPKPVC, from the coding sequence ATGACAGGTTCGGAGTTTATCGAGACTGTCCGAGATCGAAACAAAACCGCGCTGTCGCGGCTGGGTTCCTCGAAGGCGTTGTACGCCGACACCGAGGGCGAACTCGAACCGGAGGCGGTGCTCCGGGCGGTTGCGACGGCCGAACACGCTGCGATGGAGACGTTCGCGTCGTGGGGCGACGAGGAAAGCGGAACGGCCGCCGAGACGTTCGCCGAGAGCGCGAGCGAAGAGCAAGATCATTATGAGACGGTCGCCGGACTGCTCGACAGCCCCGACGACGATCACGCTCCCGAAGAGACCGTTCCGGCGATCCAGTCGTATCTCCGCGATCGAGAGGAGACGGTCGAACGGATCGGTGCCTTCGTCGGGCGGACGATCGCTGCGGAGAAATCCAAAGAGCAGGTGACCGCGTTTTTCGTCGGGCAAGCCGATCCCCAGACTGCGGGGACGTTCCGAGAACTGAAATCGGATCTCGAAGAACAACTCGACCGGGCGAGCACACTCGTGGAGGCGTACTGTGAGACCGACGAGGAGCGGGAGCAGGCGCGTGAAGCTGCCTCGGGCGCGATCCAAACCGCCTACGAGGAGTACACCGATCAACTCGAATCGATGGGTGTGAACCCTAAGCCTGTTTGCTGA
- a CDS encoding DUF6789 family protein, with amino-acid sequence MNRPLSAVAGGVAGTAILSLLMILTEVQTRSQIRIFDVIARFVGLPGHVVIGFVLFVAAGVFAWPLLFVALEPYIPGGPDPAQRGIVLAVALWIVFVITGRGSIGWPLVIVYAGLTLIAHLAYGFTLGAVYTYFRDST; translated from the coding sequence ATGAACCGTCCGCTCAGTGCCGTCGCCGGTGGAGTTGCCGGCACGGCCATCTTGTCGTTGCTGATGATCTTGACCGAGGTGCAGACACGGAGCCAGATCCGGATCTTCGACGTGATCGCCCGGTTCGTCGGACTGCCTGGACACGTCGTCATCGGATTCGTGCTGTTTGTGGCTGCTGGCGTGTTCGCGTGGCCCCTGTTGTTCGTCGCGCTGGAGCCGTACATCCCAGGCGGTCCCGATCCCGCTCAACGGGGGATCGTGCTCGCGGTCGCGCTCTGGATCGTGTTCGTCATCACCGGCCGCGGATCGATCGGCTGGCCGCTCGTGATCGTGTACGCCGGACTGACCCTGATAGCGCATCTCGCATACGGGTTCACCCTCGGCGCGGTGTACACCTATTTCCGGGACTCCACGTAG
- a CDS encoding cbb3-type cytochrome c oxidase subunit I encodes MLPTVPFSGLVLVGGLLLAVAVAFTLRNGWPPTLALPDGGHFVGGEAAEQMETEKPSGLFRWFTTVDHKDIGILYIVFATATALWGGTDAMMIRTELLTPTAGPWDPVTYNALFTTHGLTMLLFFVTPAFFGIGNYFLPLLLGADDMAYPRINAIAFWVLPPAYLLVRAGLITEVIAKAFAAINIQLTSLFALTPPATGWTMYTPLTAEMVNPQIDLMLLGLHLSGIATTLGAINFLVTIFTGRAEDVTWARLDIFSWTMLTTSGLVLFAFPLLGSALIMLLLDRNFGTTFFAVDGGGPLLWQHLFWFFGHPEVYILVLPAFGLVSLILPKFSGRKLFGFKFIVYSTLAIGVLSFGVWAHHMFTTGIDPRVRLSFMAVSLAIAIPSAVKTFNWMTTMWDGHVRLTAPMLFCVAGVGMFIIGGVTGVFLASIPVDMLVHDTYYVVGHFHFIVMGIITFAAFSASYYWYPILTGRMYDTLLAKVHAWLSIVGVIATFGPMLIFGMDGLPRRYATYPSKFVELQQVSSIGAFILFTGVIFWLYNMIQSYRIGPVVLDADVWNLKPIDQFTPEWQWFEQRLEERRQRFREE; translated from the coding sequence ATGTTACCGACAGTTCCTTTCTCGGGCCTCGTACTCGTCGGTGGACTGCTACTTGCTGTCGCTGTGGCGTTCACCCTTCGGAACGGGTGGCCGCCGACGCTTGCACTCCCGGACGGAGGGCATTTTGTCGGTGGTGAGGCAGCCGAACAGATGGAGACCGAGAAGCCCAGCGGGCTATTCCGGTGGTTCACCACGGTCGATCACAAGGACATCGGAATCTTGTACATCGTGTTTGCGACGGCGACTGCCCTCTGGGGTGGGACTGACGCGATGATGATCCGAACGGAGCTGTTGACGCCGACGGCTGGACCGTGGGATCCGGTAACGTACAATGCCCTGTTTACCACTCACGGATTGACGATGCTGCTGTTTTTCGTTACACCGGCCTTTTTCGGTATCGGGAACTACTTCCTCCCGCTGTTGCTCGGGGCCGACGATATGGCCTATCCCCGGATCAACGCGATCGCGTTCTGGGTCCTGCCGCCGGCGTATCTGCTCGTCCGCGCGGGACTCATCACTGAGGTGATAGCGAAAGCGTTCGCAGCCATTAACATCCAACTCACGTCGTTGTTCGCCCTGACACCACCGGCAACGGGCTGGACGATGTACACGCCGCTGACAGCGGAGATGGTGAATCCACAGATCGATCTGATGTTGCTTGGATTGCATCTGAGCGGCATCGCCACCACCCTCGGAGCGATCAATTTCCTCGTCACGATCTTCACCGGTCGCGCGGAAGACGTCACCTGGGCCAGACTCGACATCTTCTCGTGGACGATGCTCACGACCAGCGGTCTCGTCCTGTTCGCGTTTCCGCTGTTGGGCAGCGCGTTGATCATGCTGCTGTTGGATCGGAACTTCGGGACGACGTTTTTCGCTGTCGACGGCGGTGGGCCGTTACTGTGGCAACACCTGTTTTGGTTCTTCGGCCATCCTGAGGTGTACATCCTCGTGTTACCGGCGTTCGGACTGGTGAGTCTCATCCTCCCGAAGTTCTCGGGCCGGAAGCTGTTCGGTTTCAAGTTTATCGTCTACTCGACGCTGGCTATCGGCGTGCTTTCCTTTGGTGTGTGGGCACACCACATGTTCACGACAGGGATCGACCCTCGTGTCCGACTGAGTTTCATGGCGGTGTCGTTGGCGATCGCCATTCCGAGCGCCGTGAAAACGTTCAACTGGATGACGACGATGTGGGACGGCCACGTCCGACTCACCGCGCCGATGTTGTTCTGTGTCGCCGGTGTTGGGATGTTCATCATCGGCGGCGTGACTGGGGTGTTTCTCGCGTCGATCCCGGTCGATATGCTCGTTCACGACACCTACTACGTGGTCGGTCATTTCCACTTCATCGTGATGGGGATTATCACGTTCGCCGCCTTCTCTGCGAGCTACTACTGGTATCCCATCCTTACCGGCCGGATGTACGATACGCTGCTGGCGAAAGTCCACGCCTGGCTCAGTATCGTCGGGGTCATAGCCACGTTCGGGCCGATGCTCATCTTCGGGATGGATGGGTTGCCCCGTCGATACGCGACATATCCCTCGAAGTTCGTCGAACTTCAACAAGTCTCCTCTATCGGTGCGTTCATCCTGTTCACTGGCGTCATCTTTTGGCTGTACAACATGATCCAGTCCTATCGCATCGGTCCTGTCGTGTTGGACGCTGACGTCTGGAACCTCAAACCGATCGATCAGTTCACACCCGAATGGCAGTGGTTCGAGCAACGACTCGAAGAGCGCAGACAGAGGTTCCGAGAAGAGTAG
- a CDS encoding class I SAM-dependent methyltransferase, which translates to MRRFSADYLEETRRGMWDHSRAALAPLELEDRELILDVGCGTGELSAVLSEETDGTVVGVDRDRQLLEETTVPTVRADATDLPFESGIADLVVCQALLINLPDPSRAIAEFVRCSTDLVAAIEPDNSAVTVESTVPLERELATRARTHYIQGVNTDVTLGTVPELLRSHGRPDREVTDIHTRRYDHVRTIEPPYDRRAVEAAKRKATGSRIAQQRETLLAGGMGPDEYDTFRSSWREMGRSIVDDMQNGTYRRTETIPFYVTVGKIKRTERRSS; encoded by the coding sequence GTGCGCCGCTTTTCCGCCGACTACCTTGAGGAGACGAGACGCGGCATGTGGGACCACTCCCGAGCAGCGCTCGCTCCGCTCGAACTCGAAGACCGAGAGCTGATCCTCGATGTGGGGTGTGGAACGGGCGAGCTGTCAGCAGTGCTGTCGGAGGAAACGGATGGAACGGTCGTCGGCGTCGACCGAGACCGCCAGCTCCTCGAAGAGACGACCGTTCCGACGGTGCGCGCTGATGCGACCGATCTCCCGTTCGAATCGGGAATCGCCGATCTCGTGGTCTGTCAGGCGCTGTTGATCAATCTTCCAGATCCGAGCCGCGCAATCGCCGAGTTCGTTCGGTGTTCGACGGACCTCGTGGCCGCGATCGAACCGGACAACAGCGCTGTCACCGTCGAATCGACGGTCCCCCTCGAACGCGAACTGGCTACCCGGGCACGCACGCACTACATCCAAGGGGTGAACACCGACGTCACGCTCGGAACCGTTCCCGAACTCCTCCGGAGCCACGGCCGACCGGACCGAGAAGTGACCGATATCCACACGCGACGATACGACCACGTCCGAACGATCGAACCACCGTACGACCGACGCGCGGTCGAAGCCGCAAAGCGAAAAGCGACCGGATCGCGGATCGCACAACAACGCGAAACCTTACTCGCCGGTGGCATGGGTCCGGACGAATACGACACGTTCCGGTCCTCGTGGCGAGAGATGGGTCGGTCGATCGTCGATGACATGCAAAACGGAACGTATCGACGAACGGAAACAATTCCGTTTTACGTCACTGTTGGCAAAATAAAGCGGACGGAGAGACGATCGTCGTGA
- a CDS encoding deoxyribonuclease IV translates to MARIGAHVSIAGGVDNAVTNQLDVGGNCGQIFTHSPQVWQDPNIGAEEATQFQNGTAEQLAGPWVIHTSYLVNLCTPKADLRAKSIDSLQREIDAAQTLDIEYVNVHLGAHTGAGVENGLTNAVSALDELNIPDDVTVLIESDAGSGTKLGGEFEHLATVLDRSKQDLDVCLDTAHAFAAGYDLSTEDGVNETVATFDDVIGLEHLRCIHLNDSKHGCGTNKDEHAHIGEGRIGVEGMTAIVNHPELRSVPLVLETPTENGKGFEWNIDRVKELRT, encoded by the coding sequence ATGGCACGAATTGGAGCACATGTCTCTATCGCTGGCGGCGTCGACAACGCGGTAACGAACCAACTCGACGTCGGCGGTAACTGCGGACAGATCTTCACTCACTCGCCACAGGTGTGGCAAGATCCGAACATCGGAGCGGAAGAGGCGACCCAGTTCCAAAACGGGACCGCCGAACAGCTCGCGGGACCGTGGGTCATTCACACCTCGTATCTCGTGAATCTGTGCACGCCCAAAGCGGATCTCCGCGCGAAGTCGATCGACAGTTTACAGCGAGAGATCGATGCGGCACAGACGCTCGATATCGAGTACGTGAACGTGCATCTGGGAGCTCACACTGGGGCTGGCGTCGAAAACGGACTCACCAACGCTGTGAGCGCGCTCGATGAGCTAAACATTCCCGACGACGTGACGGTGCTCATCGAGAGCGATGCAGGCAGTGGAACGAAGCTGGGTGGAGAGTTCGAACACCTCGCAACCGTTCTCGACCGCTCGAAACAGGATCTGGATGTCTGTCTGGATACGGCCCACGCGTTCGCAGCGGGATACGACCTATCGACCGAAGACGGCGTGAACGAGACCGTCGCGACGTTCGATGACGTCATCGGACTCGAACACCTGCGGTGTATCCACCTCAACGATTCGAAACACGGGTGTGGCACGAACAAGGACGAACACGCCCACATCGGCGAGGGACGGATCGGTGTGGAGGGAATGACGGCGATCGTCAATCATCCGGAGCTTCGCTCCGTGCCGTTGGTGCTCGAAACCCCAACCGAGAACGGGAAGGGTTTCGAATGGAACATCGACCGGGTCAAAGAACTCAGGACCTAA